In Tamandua tetradactyla isolate mTamTet1 chromosome 21, mTamTet1.pri, whole genome shotgun sequence, the genomic window AGTGAAATGCAATTTTTACTCAAAATTGCAGAATCACCATTTTGCAATTACTAATGAAATAGTGAGTCTAGATAATAATCATTAATGGTTGCTAGAAGATGAAAAGTTGATGGGAGGATTTATGATATTTAtcataaattttatgaaattgacTGTATCTGACTAAAACTGATCAATTATAACATGACAATAAGAGAGGCAACCAGACATAGCATAACCCTCTTtttaagtgtatgtgtgtgaattgGTTTTTAATTGAGGTGTGGGGGATGGATTGGGGCGTAGCCCCCAGGGAATATCCATTCTGATCTTCCTGGGAgagtttttgcatttttttttttctttttcttggagctGGTCTTAGTGCTGACGGCGTCAGGTCCACTGCTGATGGGCTCCTCCTTGgagagtttcttctttttcttggaaCTCCTGCTGTCGGCTGCCCCTTTAGGATCGCTTACTGGTTCCTCTTTGGTGAAAGGCTTCTTCCTCTTGGGAAAACTTGTACTGACAAATTGTGCTGTCTCTTCAAGAGCACTACTAATTAACTCCTCCTTGGATTTTTTCTTCTTAGGTTTGGAGTAAGAGCCAGCCTTCCATTCCATTCTTCTGAGGCATCTCCTGgagcttttgctttttcttttttttttggtccctcACTTTGTCTCCTCACACTCTTCCAGAGTACTACTGTTGTTTTCTTAAGACATGACAGCAATTGAAAGAAAagttgcttcttttctttcttcaagcatTTCTTCTCTTGTTTGTCCAGCTTCCTGGCAATCTCCACAGCAGCTTCCTCTGGCTGAATGATCACCTTCTTCATGACATCCAAAATCTTGCATGGAATTTCTCTTGTCTCATAGAAAGACAGTTACTCCTCGACCTATTCTCAGTTTTTCCTTACATACTAGTGGGCACCTCAGAGAAGCAATCAATTCCTGAGGCAAATGTTGCATTTGTTTGCCAGGTATTGCGAGATGCAGCCTTTATTCTTGGCAACTGCTCGACCAAAGAAAGTGGAGTGGAAAATGAGTCCATATTTGGGGGTATGTCCTCTTTTCTTCAGGGCTCTAGAAGCTTGGTCCCTTTTGGCCTAGGAATCTCTCAGACAATTGTGTAAAACTCTTGACAGAATATAATAGAACATAAGTTATAACACCTATTGAGctttcttgcaaaaaaaaaaaatcaaatctgaaTCTGAATAACCCTTTAGATTTAACTACCAGTTTACAAGAAATACAGGTAAAAAGGACACCACAGGGATTCAATCAGCAAATTTAGAATATGGAAAATTCTACGGGACAAATTATCTCTATTGTATGAGAAATAActgcaaggaaaaaataacaatagtaTGAACCTATAGATTTAAGGACATCAAAGGTAATGGGGAAAGCTTGGTTAGGTCCTAATCTGAACAAATCAAttctaaaatacataaaacaaaatttatggTACAATTTAGGAAATTTGAATATTGAAGGTCTCTTTTGAATTTAAAGAATTATTGTTAAAATTGTAGTTGCATTAATATTTTagttatattcttttaaaagcccttatcctaaataaataaaatttattcttacTATTTATGAATGTAATAAATAATATGGTCTCTGGAATTTGCTTCAAAAGAATCCAAAGGGGGCCATATATTGGTAAAATTGTTGATGCTGGATGTCCACTATACATGAGTGTAGTGGATTGAATAGTgtccccccctcaaaaaaaattattttccccctGGAACTCCAGAATGTCACCTTACTTGAAAACAGGAGctttgtagatttaatcagttaAAAATTTCATGATGAGATCATCTGGATTTAATAAAATGGGCACTAAATCCAATGACAGGTGTCCttagaagaagaggaaaggacACAAAGAGCCACAGGAAGGAGGAAATGTGAAAACAGAAGCAGGGAATGCAGTTTTGCTGCCATAATCCATAGACCACAAAGGCTGGACaagacaaggaaggattctccccctAGAGCCTTCAGCGAGACTCGGACATCATGCCTACACATTAGGGCTTACTTGTCTCCAGAACTCTGAGAGTATAAATAACGATTGCTTTACGCCCCCAAATTGGTGGTAGTTTGTAACAGTACCCCAGGAAACTGATAGGATGAGGGTTCATTATGTTAATATATCTGCTTTAATTTTGTTTGAATACGAAGATTGGGTTTTCCAAGCAAGTTAAACAAAAACGGTATTTCTGACCCTCCATCTATCATTGAAATCATTAAGAACCAACTACTCACAGATAGGCGCATTAACTAAAGTTAACAAAGCAGTTATGAAACTACAATGTGATAGGTGTATACAACTGCACTGTGAGAAGTGGAGCTTCCAGTGTAAAATCCTGGTAGGAAGTAGTGATCAATTCTTAAGAAACTCCTGTACTCTCTCTGATGGCCCTAGGCTTTTTGGTAAAGGAAAAATTCCTGGTATGGGAGTTAGAAGACTGCCAACAGATAGCTATGTAGTAACTTCTACAGGCTTTGGAATATGAGgaaacaagaaatgaaataaaaagcaataatattaATGGTGGTGTGAGTGCACTGCACACTCCCCTAAGAGTTTTGCATGCATTATcctattttaaaaactcacaaCAACTCAAGGAGGTGTTATGAGCTCTAgatacatgttttattttttatttttttactttttaaaggacATTGAATGAAATGAGCATTAATATACGGTACCGTGCTTCACATGAGGAGATTGATGCTTACACAGATCAGTAACTTACTTAGGGTCATGCACGTAAGAAACTTGGCCCAGTCAATATACTATGTTTATTTAACACCTAAGGACGCTTTAAACTCTCCATTGATTTGTACTGTATTGCAAAGGAGATTGGGAAGCTGGGTGAGAAATATCGGAAAACTTAAAACTGTTTTCAGAGACCTAATTTCCCATTGTCCGCATCGCACTTCACTGATTTAGTCTTGATGAAGGAAATCAACCCTTCACCCATCACCTCGTTGCCCGTCTTCCGGCCCTGGacggccccacccccaccctcagcgCCCCTCCCTGGAGGGCCTCCTCGCGAGTCCCAGCCCTCCGCGGAGCGCTCAAAGCCTATCGCCCTTAAACTACAACTCCCACAAACCCGTGCGAGGACACTGGACCTCTGCAGGAAGTCAGAGGGGCTCCATCCGGCGCCGGGAAAAGTGAGAGTGGGATTTTTCCCTGTCCTTCAACTACATCCTAACCAGCCTCTACTCTGGTCACATTGGGTTAGTAGCAGCAGCGGCGAGTTAGTCGGCCCTGTTTTCCCCTCCGGAGCCGGTGGCCAGTTCTCCGGACCCTTCGGTCACCGCGCTGCCTGGCCGCCCCTGCAGAGTCCTGTGGCGCAGCGTCGCGCTGGGGCGACGGGCGGAGGGGCCGGCGACCAGCCCGATGTCCCGGGGAGGGCGGTGGCCGCACCTGGTTCAGTAGCTGGTGTTGATTCTAATTTAAGCTTTGGGGGGGGCAAAGGAAGCATTGCTCCCTTCGCTTGTGGTTTCACGCTAAGAGAACGAATTTCAAAGCAGTGgcaagaaagcaaaatattttaaggcaGTGTATCCTTTGGAGAGAACGTGCACGGATGGCGCTGGATTGGTTAAATAGATTTGTTAATGCCCATTGAGTGTAATTCGTTACGTGGTGGTCGGTGACTTCAGTGACAGAGGCAAAAATTTTGAATTTGCGCCCTGTTGCTCTCCGGTCTgctgaccctgggcaagtcatgCGCCTCGGGTTACTCACCCATTAAAGTAGGTGTTGATTTGGTTAATAGTCTAAGACCTTTCAAACCTAAAATGCTTAATTACCCCCATCAGAGTAGTCTGTACTCTTCTGGGGAAGCAAGGACAGCATTAAGCTGATTGAATCACCTCATCCTGCCTTCAAATCCTTACCTCTTGGAAGACCTgtcaatgaaaaatgaaaaagccaatcaagCAGTGGAGCTGAATCTCAGACTTGCTGTGTTTTTCTTTGATAGGAGCAAGGTTAACATTTCTAGATGGCTTTTCTGAGAAAGCTAAACTGGAAGTGTacattttccatttcccttttaaaaatgctATGTGCTTAAGCAGTATTTCAGTGGGGCAGTGAATGGCACCGTGTTTATGCAGAAAAATTTTGCAGACACTTGAGTTGGACTGTGGGCAAGGTGGGGAGTGACGCTGATCTCAGAATATCAGTCAGTGAAATATGTTCAAAGTAAACTTAATTGAAGAAACTCTGTGATGTGAttttatggaaagaaaataaatttaaggaaaaagcAACCTGGGAGGGAGACCATACATGAATCAGTGTATAGCTGTGCCTCAGACTATAAGCCCTGAAAAGTTGTAGCTTTTGctattcataatattttaatagCGTTGAGAAATCTCAATGTGAAAGGAACATGGCGCTAAATTAAAGAgttaaaagaacttttaaaaattgttttctaacATAGAAGCCAGTCCTAGTTTAAGTTTTAAGCAGATTTTCAATATTAAGTTTTATTCTAACATTTCCACTTCCTCTGAGTTATTTTGACCAGTTTATAGTAGTAGAGACACAAGTAAACAGCAAATCAtgcccccctcttttttttttcttttaaactttgttcTTACTGCTCCTACTACAAAATTGATCAGCCAGATTGGTGGCTCAGAACCCAGGGTGCAACTTCTAAAAATTATGGGTTATGACCTTCCTTTTTAGCCTATATAACTTACAACTAGAGTAGTAAAAGACTAGTTAGAATCCCAAATGTTTACTTAGTACCAGGAAGTTTTCATAGAATCACATTTTAGCTGAGAATTTTCATAGGAAAATAtttatacctttaaaaataactttgacAATTTCATAGTCCTGAAACATAAATCATTTCCACAAAGTTAGCTCACTTTCTGCCCTATGACATTGAATCCATACTGGGTAACTTTTATTAAGTGGGGCAATCCTCTCCTATGTTTTTTACTGAAACAACAGActgagaaaatataaagaatgttAATGATTAAAATGGCTTCTATGATTCGAGGATGGGTAAAGTCCAATGAACAATGTCCAATAATAGATCCAAAATTGTCTGGTCACCTGGTTTTTGACTCATAGCAATGCAATTCAGTGTGATAAAGATGGTGAGTTCAAGAATGGGGCTGAATCAGGTTGATAGTACATTGGAATAAGAAAAGTATCtcaacccctacctcacaccatgcacaaaaatcagtCCCAAGTGGATTTCATAATTAATTGTGCAAGGTAAGGCAAAAAATTGCTTTCATGTGAAGcttagaaagtttttttttttaattattagctATAGGATCATTTTTGCCCTGAGGGCATGGATCTCTATCTGGTACAGTAGAATCTAACACAATACTATCTGTCATCTGCTAAAAACCTCCATTTTCACTTCTATTTGCTTTTATGCTTCTTCTGCCCAACTCCATAATGAAATCTTTCTGGTTTACCTCAAATATTCTCTCTCTATAAATTTGTTACCCTATATCTTTACATTTCCCCCTCCAAGGATAAGGTCCCTTCATCTGTACCACCAGGACCCTTTATAcataatacattattttatacACCCCCATGTGGAATTATGTTTATAATTCTCAACTGATAACAACTTTGCTAATTACCTTTTGAAGAGtattgctttgaaaatcattattATTCTTCTGACTATGAATACTTAGATAATGTTCatccattatttaaaaagcaattacaaaggagtattattttctatttttatgttttaaaggtAGAAATGTCTTCTGTAAAAACAAATCCAAAGCAAGAAATGATTTCCCAGTTTCACTCTTCAGCTGCTGAAGGAGATATTGCCAAATTAGCAGTAATATTCAGTCATTCTCCATCTCTTCTCAATGAAACGTCTGAAAATGGTTGGACTGCTTTAATGTATGCAGCAAGGAATGGGCATCCAGATGTTGTCCAGTTTCTCCTTGAGAAAGGGTAAACATTTTAGGCTGTACGAAGTCCAGGGGTAAGGGAAGTAGAATATGAATAGatgtcttttaatttctgtttcatatttccttttaatttttttcttatagccaTATCCTTTAGCTAGTTAATAACTAATTGATTTTGTTATATAAAAATTAGCATAGTTCTAACTAAAAGCAGATTTATCAGTTAGTCTAATCTTTTACCCCACATTGAAAAATGTTAATCTACCCACCATGACTACAAAGGATACCTTGTAAAATTTTGGTGTTTCCGTATAGATAAAACTTCCTGCTTCTTTTAGTTTATAAATAGTTATTCAGAAAGTTTAAATATCCACTGTCTCTAACTTTTTTCTGTATAAgtattatatagaaatataatagacGGACTATTATGCatctggaaatgttttattgaaataaatattgaagaaaattcttacttcctattttattttcctccctcatttttcttCTGTCTATAGGTGTGACAGGTCCATTGTCAATAAATCAAGGCAGACTGCACTGGATATTGCTAAATTTTGGGGTTATAAACATATAGCTAATTTACTAGCTAATGCTAAAGGTGGGAAGAAGCCTTGGTTCCTAACCAATGAAGTGGAAgaatgtgaaaattattttagcAAGACATTACTGGACcggaaaagtgaaaaaagaaataattctgaCTGGCTACTAGCTAAAAAAAGCCACTCAACCACAGTTTATATCCTTTTTTCAGATTTAAATCCCTTGGTTACTCTAGGTGGCAATAAAGAAAGTTCCCAGCAACCAGAAGTCAGACTTTGTCGCCTGAACCACACAGATATAAAAGAGTATTTGGCTCAGCCTGAGAAGATCACTTTGGTTTTCCTTGGAGTAGAacttgaaatgaaaaaagaattactTAATAATgctgagaaagaagaggaagatggGTTGGTTGCCTGGTTTGCTCTTGGTATAGATCCAGTTGCCGCCGAAGAATTTAAACAAAGACATGAAAATTGTTATTTTCTTCATCCTCCAATGCCAGCACTTCtacaattgaaagaaaaagaagctggTAAGAGGTGAACACTTCTTACTTCTATTGGTAATAATctggtttttcagacttttggaGTTGTATGTATCTGCAGCTTCCAGGAGGCTTACTTTTTTCTAGTAGTAGTGAAATGAAGCCATCTTTCCTATAGATTTACCAAAGTTTTGATCCTGGAGACTCTTCTCTTGGGCAGGTACTGCCATTTTAATAAGCCAAGATTAGCTTCCCTAGAATTAACCCTAGCATGCTGGTTTCATTCTACAATGAATAATTACTAAGCGCCTACTATATCCTGAGCCTGAGAGCAAAGGCTCtggctgttttgttttctgttgcaGGGTATGCCAGTTCACGTGGGGTCTTGTAGGCCAGCGTAagacattttattctaaatgtgATTTAAATGTTGTAACATGATCTGATGTACATTTgagcaaacagacaaacaaaagtcTCACACTGGCTACTCTGTAGAGCATGAGTTGTAGGTAATTAAGTGTGGAAGTCCAGAGTGTT contains:
- the NUDT12 gene encoding NAD-capped RNA hydrolase NUDT12; this translates as MSSVKTNPKQEMISQFHSSAAEGDIAKLAVIFSHSPSLLNETSENGWTALMYAARNGHPDVVQFLLEKGCDRSIVNKSRQTALDIAKFWGYKHIANLLANAKGGKKPWFLTNEVEECENYFSKTLLDRKSEKRNNSDWLLAKKSHSTTVYILFSDLNPLVTLGGNKESSQQPEVRLCRLNHTDIKEYLAQPEKITLVFLGVELEMKKELLNNAEKEEEDGLVAWFALGIDPVAAEEFKQRHENCYFLHPPMPALLQLKEKEAGVVAQARSVLAWHSRYKFCPTCGSATKIEEGGYKRVCLKEDCPSLHGVHNTSYPRVDPVVIMQVVHPDGTKCLLGRQKRFPPGMFTCLAGFIEPGETIEDAVRREVEEESGVKVGHVQYVSCQPWPMPSSLMIGCLAVAVSTEIKVDKNEIEDARWFTRDQVVDVLTKGKQQAFFVPPSRAIAHQLIKHWIGMNPNL